A stretch of the Candidatus Methylomirabilota bacterium genome encodes the following:
- a CDS encoding dienelactone hydrolase family protein → MWTRALVALTIAAALAGCAGPTRITYQNVTPDKPETISATVTRPSGPGPFPAVVIMHGCGGLSPQLERWARWFADRGYIGMVVDSFGPRKVKGDCAPESPDDIPVTARLDDAFGALRWLQSQPDVRKDRVGIIGYSQGGVYAMSAVNGPSLERAARRGVKIPEPGFAAGVGVYPGGCRSLIPQLAVKPLLVLIGGADDWTPPEHCQQMVESMKSRGANTSIVVYPGAYHYFDVEEQKKEYLPDVGNDFKPSGRGATVSYQPEAAADAYRQVERFFGRYLKQ, encoded by the coding sequence AACGTCACGCCCGACAAGCCGGAGACGATCAGTGCGACGGTGACGCGCCCGTCCGGCCCCGGCCCGTTCCCGGCGGTGGTGATCATGCACGGCTGCGGCGGCCTCTCGCCGCAACTCGAGCGGTGGGCGCGCTGGTTCGCCGATCGCGGCTACATCGGCATGGTCGTCGACAGCTTCGGCCCGCGGAAGGTCAAGGGCGACTGCGCGCCGGAATCGCCCGACGACATCCCGGTGACCGCGCGGCTCGACGACGCCTTCGGCGCGCTCAGGTGGCTGCAGTCACAGCCCGACGTCCGGAAGGATCGTGTGGGCATCATCGGATACTCGCAGGGCGGCGTGTATGCGATGTCGGCCGTCAACGGCCCCAGCCTGGAACGCGCAGCCCGGCGCGGGGTCAAGATCCCCGAGCCCGGCTTTGCGGCCGGGGTGGGCGTCTACCCCGGCGGCTGCCGCTCCCTGATCCCACAGCTCGCGGTCAAGCCCTTGCTGGTGCTCATCGGCGGGGCCGACGACTGGACGCCCCCCGAGCATTGCCAGCAGATGGTGGAGTCCATGAAGTCCCGGGGTGCCAATACCTCCATCGTCGTGTACCCGGGCGCCTATCACTACTTCGACGTCGAGGAGCAGAAGAAGGAGTATCTGCCGGACGTGGGGAACGACTTCAAGCCGAGCGGACGGGGTGCCACCGTGTCCTATCAGCCCGAGGCCGCCGCGGACGCCTACCGGCAGGTCGAGCGCTTCTTCGGGCGTTACCTCAAGCAGTAG
- a CDS encoding 5-formyltetrahydrofolate cyclo-ligase yields MAESVGKQEMRERVWRAMEIHGAARFPGAKGRIPNFPGAERAALQLQTLPEWKRARVVKINPDAPQLPVRGMALREGKLVYVAVPRLRAERPFLELDPARLGARGPKAATIKGAAVHGRPVGLDDMRPIDLIVCGSVVVNGRGARLGKGGGYSDLEYGMLRARGLVTDRTPVVTTVHPLQIVPQQLPRLPHDITLDWIVTPEGLLRCARGLPRPRGIYWDYLDDAAIAAIPVLAELRGAREAR; encoded by the coding sequence ATGGCGGAGTCGGTGGGCAAGCAGGAGATGCGGGAGCGCGTGTGGCGCGCCATGGAGATCCACGGCGCCGCGCGCTTTCCCGGCGCCAAGGGGCGCATCCCCAATTTCCCCGGCGCCGAGCGCGCCGCCCTCCAGCTGCAGACCTTGCCGGAGTGGAAGCGCGCGCGCGTGGTCAAGATCAATCCCGACGCGCCCCAGCTGCCCGTGCGCGGCATGGCGCTTCGCGAGGGCAAGCTGGTCTACGTCGCGGTACCGCGGCTCCGCGCGGAGCGGCCGTTCCTCGAGCTCGATCCCGCGCGCCTCGGCGCGCGCGGGCCCAAGGCGGCCACCATCAAGGGGGCGGCGGTGCACGGCCGGCCGGTGGGCCTCGACGACATGCGGCCGATCGATCTCATCGTGTGCGGCTCGGTAGTCGTCAACGGTCGGGGAGCGCGGCTCGGCAAGGGCGGAGGCTACTCCGACCTCGAGTATGGGATGCTGCGCGCGCGGGGGCTCGTGACCGACCGCACGCCCGTGGTGACGACCGTGCATCCGCTGCAGATCGTGCCGCAGCAGCTCCCCCGGCTTCCGCACGACATCACGCTCGACTGGATCGTGACCCCGGAGGGCCTCCTGCGCTGCGCGCGCGGGCTGCCCCGACCCCGGGGCATCTACTGGGACTATCTCGACGACGCCGCAATCGCGGCCATCCCGGTGCTCGCCGAGCTCCGGGGCGCGCGCGAGGCGCGCTGA
- a CDS encoding SDR family oxidoreductase — protein MDLGLKGKVAFVAAASKGMGKACALGLAAEGARVAMCARGEADLKAAAAEVERKTGAEVLAVPADLAKAEDCARAVARARDAWGGVDVLVANVGGPPPGPFEKMSDAQWVQAFEQVHLSTVRLIRDVLPGMKSTRWGRILAIQSTSVKQPVDGLVLSNGIRPAIAGLFKTLAVDLAKDGITVNLVLPGRIQTDRFISHQKERAEASGRTLEEQIALSATDIPMGRVGTPEEFAAMVVFLASARASYITGSVVQVDGGLVRSNV, from the coding sequence ATGGACCTCGGACTGAAGGGCAAGGTGGCGTTCGTGGCGGCGGCGAGCAAGGGCATGGGCAAGGCGTGCGCGCTGGGGCTGGCCGCGGAGGGTGCGCGGGTGGCGATGTGCGCGCGGGGCGAAGCCGACCTCAAGGCCGCGGCCGCCGAGGTGGAACGGAAAACCGGCGCCGAGGTACTCGCGGTGCCCGCCGACCTCGCCAAGGCCGAGGACTGCGCGCGCGCGGTGGCGCGGGCGCGGGATGCGTGGGGCGGAGTGGACGTGCTCGTGGCCAACGTGGGCGGGCCGCCGCCCGGCCCGTTCGAGAAGATGTCGGACGCCCAGTGGGTGCAGGCGTTCGAGCAGGTGCATCTCTCGACGGTGCGGCTGATCCGCGACGTCCTGCCCGGGATGAAGAGCACGCGGTGGGGACGGATCCTCGCCATCCAGTCCACCTCGGTCAAGCAGCCGGTGGACGGCCTCGTGCTCTCCAACGGCATCCGGCCGGCGATCGCCGGCCTCTTCAAGACCCTCGCGGTGGATCTGGCGAAGGACGGCATCACGGTGAACCTCGTGCTGCCGGGGCGGATCCAGACCGACCGCTTCATCAGCCACCAGAAGGAGCGGGCGGAAGCCTCCGGGCGCACGCTCGAGGAGCAGATCGCGCTATCGGCCACCGACATCCCGATGGGGCGGGTCGGCACGCCGGAGGAGTTCGCGGCCATGGTGGTGTTCCTGGCCTCCGCGCGCGCCTCCTACATCACCGGCTCGGTGGTCCAGGTGGACGGCGGCCTCGTCCGGTCCAACGTCTAG
- a CDS encoding YihY/virulence factor BrkB family protein, with product MIVAFWHALRGFKQDSGLFLSAGLSFYFLVCLVPMLFLFVSAMGYLLTSEAATTAVLNQLSQLVPVYRKELSEMLARLIATRKTSGVIGTVILLFFSTQLFGCLRTIMNIVFEERKGRGILRGMLYDVLMLAVIGVLFITSMVITDLFFWFRSLVFAPAHMPRQWVRYTFLAIALGFNTALYFVVYRYFPTRRIHVGAAMAGAVLASLLWEIAKQIFRWYILSIGVYDQIYGALGFMVALTMFVYYSAIVLVLGAEYAAAVEARWRKGHTL from the coding sequence GTGATCGTCGCGTTCTGGCACGCCCTCCGGGGCTTCAAGCAGGACAGTGGACTCTTCCTCTCCGCGGGTCTGTCCTTCTACTTCCTCGTCTGCCTGGTTCCCATGCTGTTCCTGTTCGTCTCGGCAATGGGCTATCTCCTCACCAGCGAGGCGGCCACTACCGCGGTGCTGAACCAGCTCTCCCAGCTCGTGCCCGTGTACCGGAAGGAGCTGTCGGAGATGCTCGCGCGCCTCATCGCTACCCGGAAGACCTCGGGGGTCATCGGCACCGTGATCCTCCTCTTCTTCTCCACTCAGCTGTTCGGGTGCCTCCGCACGATCATGAACATCGTGTTCGAGGAGCGGAAGGGCCGCGGCATCCTCCGCGGGATGCTCTACGACGTGCTGATGCTCGCAGTGATCGGCGTCCTGTTCATCACCAGCATGGTGATCACCGACCTCTTCTTCTGGTTCCGCTCGCTCGTGTTCGCGCCCGCCCACATGCCGAGACAGTGGGTGCGCTACACGTTCCTGGCGATCGCGCTGGGCTTCAACACCGCGCTCTACTTCGTGGTCTACCGCTACTTTCCCACCCGCCGCATCCACGTGGGCGCCGCCATGGCCGGGGCCGTGCTCGCGAGCCTCCTGTGGGAGATCGCCAAGCAGATCTTTCGCTGGTACATCCTCTCGATCGGCGTCTACGACCAGATCTACGGCGCCCTCGGCTTCATGGTGGCCCTGACTATGTTCGTCTACTACTCGGCCATCGTCCTGGTCCTGGGCGCGGAGTACGCCGCCGCCGTCGAAGCCCGCTGGCGCAAGGGGCACACGCTCTGA
- a CDS encoding CoA transferase translates to MSQADVLPLEGVRVLELAHLIAGPLCGMYLADMGADVIKVESREAPDAGRHIYRLYRGGEGILHLTVNRNKRGLSVDLRQDAGRALFRRLAAGADVVIEAFRGGVAERLGIDAASLAAVNPRLIYCSISAFGPTGPWREKPGLDALAQALGGFMAITGEREGGPVLGGAPVADTMGAMLATQGILTALLARHRTGRGQRVDASLLDAMLLAHTARLAVFHETGESPGRWGSGHPEIVPYRAYRASDGWVFVAVWVDRLWRPFCDAIGRPELADDPRFAGRADRIAHRGGLDAILEKVFAVRSAAEWIEILERADVLCAPVNDYADLVRHPQVQASGMLAEQEHPRVGRFKTIATPVKLSETPGRIRTGAPALGEHTREILAEAGLATTEIDALADAGVI, encoded by the coding sequence ATGAGCCAGGCCGACGTGCTTCCTCTCGAAGGCGTGCGGGTGCTCGAGCTGGCGCACCTGATCGCCGGGCCGCTCTGCGGCATGTACCTCGCCGACATGGGCGCGGACGTCATCAAGGTCGAGTCGCGGGAAGCGCCCGACGCGGGACGGCACATCTACCGCCTGTATCGGGGCGGGGAGGGCATCCTGCACCTCACCGTGAACCGGAACAAGCGCGGCCTCTCGGTGGATCTCCGCCAGGACGCGGGCCGAGCGCTGTTCCGCCGCCTCGCCGCCGGCGCCGACGTGGTCATCGAGGCCTTCCGCGGCGGAGTCGCCGAGCGCTTGGGCATCGACGCCGCATCCCTCGCCGCCGTGAACCCGCGCCTCATCTATTGCTCGATCTCGGCCTTCGGCCCCACCGGCCCCTGGCGCGAGAAGCCCGGGCTGGACGCGCTCGCCCAGGCCCTCGGCGGCTTCATGGCGATCACCGGGGAGCGCGAGGGTGGACCCGTGCTGGGCGGCGCGCCGGTGGCCGACACGATGGGCGCCATGCTCGCCACCCAGGGCATCCTCACCGCGCTGCTCGCCCGCCACCGCACCGGCCGAGGCCAGCGCGTCGACGCCTCGCTGCTCGACGCGATGCTGCTGGCGCACACGGCGCGGCTCGCCGTCTTCCACGAGACGGGGGAATCGCCAGGCCGGTGGGGCAGCGGGCATCCGGAGATCGTCCCGTACCGCGCGTACCGCGCATCCGACGGCTGGGTGTTCGTGGCGGTGTGGGTGGACCGTCTCTGGCGGCCATTCTGCGACGCGATCGGCCGCCCGGAGCTGGCGGACGACCCACGCTTCGCGGGCCGCGCCGACCGCATCGCCCACCGCGGCGGGCTCGACGCCATCCTCGAAAAAGTGTTCGCCGTCCGGTCCGCCGCCGAGTGGATCGAGATCCTGGAGCGCGCCGACGTGCTCTGCGCGCCCGTCAACGACTACGCGGATCTGGTGCGCCATCCCCAGGTGCAGGCCTCGGGCATGCTCGCGGAGCAGGAACATCCACGCGTGGGGCGCTTCAAGACCATCGCCACCCCGGTGAAGCTCTCGGAGACGCCGGGCCGCATCCGGACGGGGGCGCCCGCCCTCGGCGAGCATACCCGCGAAATTCTCGCGGAGGCCGGGCTCGCCACCACGGAGATCGACGCGCTGGCCGACGCCGGCGTGATCTGA
- a CDS encoding SDR family NAD(P)-dependent oxidoreductase, with the protein MLTDKVAVVTGAGRGIGREIALLMARHGAAVVVNDLGGGADGAGGTQAPADEVVSEIKNLGGRATASYDSVATMDGGKRIVQAALDNFGAIDIVVNNAGILRDRMIFNMTEEEWDGVINTHLKGCFAVTRAAVPHMREKKWGRIINMTSTSGLVGNIGQANYAAAKLGIVGFTKVVALDMARYNVTANCISPFAWTRMIGTIPTETEAQKARVEKIKKMGPEHIAPVAVFLASEAAKEVSGQVIGVRGKEVMIFGHMRPVMRVHNDLGWTPERLAEMFPGTLRHHLAPLDTSGQYFNYDPLV; encoded by the coding sequence ATGCTCACGGACAAGGTCGCGGTGGTGACGGGAGCGGGGCGAGGGATCGGGCGCGAGATCGCGCTCCTGATGGCGCGCCACGGCGCCGCGGTGGTGGTGAACGACCTCGGCGGCGGCGCCGACGGCGCGGGCGGGACCCAGGCGCCGGCCGACGAGGTGGTCAGCGAGATCAAGAACCTCGGCGGTCGGGCCACCGCGTCCTACGACTCGGTGGCGACCATGGACGGCGGCAAGCGCATCGTCCAGGCCGCGCTGGACAATTTCGGCGCCATCGACATCGTGGTGAACAACGCCGGCATCCTGCGCGACCGCATGATCTTCAACATGACCGAAGAGGAGTGGGACGGTGTGATCAACACCCACTTGAAGGGCTGTTTCGCGGTCACGCGCGCCGCCGTCCCCCACATGCGTGAGAAGAAGTGGGGCCGCATCATCAACATGACCTCGACGTCGGGACTGGTGGGGAACATCGGGCAGGCCAACTACGCGGCGGCCAAGCTCGGGATCGTGGGCTTCACCAAGGTGGTGGCGCTCGACATGGCGCGCTACAACGTGACGGCCAACTGCATCTCGCCCTTCGCCTGGACACGCATGATCGGCACCATCCCCACCGAGACCGAGGCGCAGAAGGCGCGCGTGGAGAAGATCAAGAAGATGGGCCCCGAGCACATCGCCCCGGTCGCCGTCTTCCTCGCCTCCGAGGCCGCGAAGGAAGTGTCGGGGCAGGTCATCGGTGTGCGCGGCAAGGAAGTGATGATCTTCGGCCACATGCGGCCGGTCATGCGCGTGCACAACGACCTCGGCTGGACGCCCGAGCGGCTCGCCGAGATGTTCCCCGGCACGCTGCGCCACCACCTGGCGCCGCTCGACACCTCGGGCCAGTACTTCAACTACGACCCGCTGGTCTAG